Below is a window of Bacillota bacterium DNA.
TGCCTTTGAGCGGTGACAGGCAGTTCCTATATACCCAGACGCATAGGAGAGCCACTCCCCTGGCCGCTGAAGACGCCCTTCGACCAATGTCTCGACGGGCGTTGCGCCAGGCAGACCCTCCTCCTTCGCGCGCTTCTTTCACTTTTCACAGTCGTCCTTTCCGGAGGCCCCGCACTCTGAAAGAAGCCCGAAAAGCTCCTCCCTTACCTCTTGAAAAGAGGCGGTCTTCGCTTTCGACCTGGGTAGTATCACAAGGTCCAGGCCCTCTCGAAGTGCCGCCTCGCTCGCCCGATAAGCTTCTTTCACGACCCTTTTCAGGCGGTTCCGCTCGACTGCCCCGCCAAGACGCTTGCTCACAGCGATCCCGACGCGGTTGAACGGCAGCCCGTTCTCCATGTAGTACACCACAACCCGCCTGCCCGGAAGGGATTCCCCGTGTTCGAAAACCTTAGTAAAATCCCTGCTCTTGCGCAGCCGCTCGCTCCTTGGCATCAATCACACCCGTGGGCCCAACGGCCCGCGCTCCCGATTTCATGCAGACAGGCGCTTTCTTCCCTTGGCGCGCCTCCTCTTGAGCACCAGGCGCCCGCCCCTCGTCGCCATCCTCTGCATGAAACCATGAACCTTGCTACGCCGCCTAACCTTCGGCTGGTAAGTCCGTTTCATACCTCTCTCGCGCGCCTCCTGCGTTGTGTCCCGTCGCTGTGTCCCTTTCTTGGACCCCGTACGCTAGCCAAATTATAGCCAACGCCTCCCTGCGTGTCAAGGCCGACAGGAACCCCAAGCCTAGGAATCGCGCCTACCGCCGAGTCATCCCCTATCCGCCATCCCTCCGTGCGCAATCGCCCGATTCCTCCACATGTCGCACTCTCACTGCTCCCCGCTCATTCGTCCCCACGCCTCTTCCACCTTTCACCCCCCTTTCTCCGTCTCAGTCTTTTCCCGGTCCTTTCCGTCCGCGCCTCCCTCACGCTCCGCCCTGCTTTTCCTCACCCCTCCGCTCCCTCCCCACCGTGCCCTCCCACCCCTTGCCACCCTGGAAAACCTCTGCTAATATGATTTCGGAGGTTTTCCAGCCTTTCCATGCAGCTTGGTCAGAACTATAGAGTTCACAGTTCCCCACAGACTTATTCACAGCCTGTGGATAACTCTGTGGGTAACCTGTTGATGTTTTGGGTCACGACGGCACAAGGCTTTCGCCGCTTTCCGAAATCCTTTGTGGATATCGCGAACGGCCAGTTACACGGCCTTTCAGTTGTGGAAACCCCTCTCTGGACTCAGCCGACGTTATCCACAACTTCTGTGGATAAGTTGTGGACAACCTATGGATTTCCTGTGCGTGTTCCTTCTCCGCAGAGTTTTTCACACCTGTGGAAAACTCTGTGGAAAACTCTGAACGAAGGGCGGGCCGTACCCAGCATGGCAGGTGTCTTTTCTCGTCTCTTTCGAAAAGGCTCCCGCGATCGCCTCGCCAATCGCTCCCTTCCCACGGATCACCTCGCCCAGCGTGGAAAGCAGGGAGAGCGTGAGGTTCGAATAGCTGTGTACGACTCTCTCAGCACAGTGCCGCGAATAGTTGATGTCAGAGGCAGGGACTGTGCCGAGCTCCTGAACGAGCTTGCGTCAAAGACGTACTCCTTCGCTCATGAAAAGGGAGGAAGGCTTCCGTACGTGGCCATCAAGGAGATCGTTGAGAACCTCCTCCACGCCGACTTCCAGGACGCCGTTATAAGCGTCCTTCCGGACGGCAATACTATAAGGGTCTCAGACCAGGGGCCTGGGATAATCGAGAAAGAGAAGGCATTCCTCCCAGGTTTCACTACAGCCACCACAGAGATGCGGAAGATCATTCGCGGGGTCGGCTCGGGGCTTCCGATCGTCCGCGACTCAATGCGCGCCATCGGAGGATCGGTTTCCATCGAGGACAATCTCAAACGCGGGTGCGTGGTTACGCTTTCATCGCTTTCCACTTCGGACGACACGCCCGCCCGGGTTTCCTCGGGAGTTTCCGAGAAGCCTTCCGGCGGCGAGAAAGCTCCCGGTCATGCTTTCCATCCACCGCATCCTGAGGGTTTTCGCGATTTGTGGAAGGCCGCTGGAGACACTGAAAACTCTTTCACCGAGATGGATCGGGAGAAAGGCGTTCTTGAGAAGCTGGATGAGGTCCTTTCGGAGCGTCAGCGAAAAGTGTTTCGCGTCCTGGCAGAGAAGGGTGAGGCGGGACCATCAACTATCGTGAAGGAGCTCGAGATAAGCCTCAGCACTGCCTACCGCGACCTCGTCTCGCTCGAGGAGCATGGACTCGTCGAGCCTGCCGACGGGAGTGGAAAACGCCGCCTGACTCCGCGGGGTATGACGTACCTCGCCCGCCTCGCGAGATGACTTGCAGAGCGGTGACTCGTGGAGCGGTGCGCCGGCGGGTTGAGGGGCAAGGCTGAGCTTTCTTTCAGGGGGTCTACGGATCATGCTTGAGCGTGCGGATACTCTTTGGACCAAGGTCCTCGACGTAATGGAGGGGCAGATGCCAAAGCCGAGTTTCGAGACGTGGCTGCGAGGCACGGAGGGGATCGCGATCGACGGCAACACCCTCATCGTACGCACCCTGCACGACATTGGTCGGAAGTTCTTAAGCGACAACTACCGGCAGCCCATTCGTCAGACTCTCAAGGCCCTCACGGAGCTGGACCTGGATGTGTCCTTCGTGTGCTCCGCCCCATCGGAGAAGGCGGGGGATCCTGGACCGGACGACTCGGCGCACAGCGGGCCGCTAGTGGGAGACGACCTGTACACGACCCGGCTCAACCCCAAGTACACTTTTGAGACTTTCGTAGTGGGAAACAGCAACAGATTTGCCCACGCGGCGTGCCTCGCCGTCGCCGAGGCCCCAGGAAGGGCGTACAACCCACTCTTCATCTATGGGGGCGTGGGGCTCGGGAAGACCCACTTAATGCAGGCAATAGGGCACTTTGTGCTTCAGCACAGCCCGTCCACTCGTGTGGTGTACGCGCCTTGCGAAAAGTTCACGAACGACCTCATAAACGCGATCCGTGATGACAAGACGGTGGAATTCCGGGAGCGATATCGAAACGTGGACGTCCTCCTCATCGACGACGTCCAGTTCCTGGCGCAAAAGGAGCGCACCCAGGAGGAGTTCTTCCACACTTTCAACACCCTCCACGAGGCCGGCAAGCAGATCGTGATATCCAGCGATCGTCCGCCAAAGGAGATCCCAACGCTTGAAGACAGATTAAGGTCGCGCTTCGAATGGGGACTCATATCCGACATCCAGGCACCCGACCTCGAGACACGCATAGCCATCCTCAAGAAAAAAGCTCAGCTCGAGCAGCTCGACATGCCTCTCGAGGTGCTTGCGTACATCGCAAATCAAATTCGCTCCAACATACGTGAGCTCGAGGGCGCTCTCACTCGAGTGGCGGCTCACTGCTCCATACACAACCGCCCGCTCACCGTGGCGACCGCGGCGGAGTGTCTGAAGGACATGATTCCTTCAGAGAGACCCAAACAGGTTTCGATCTACCACATCCAGCAGGCTGTGGCGGAGTTTTACCAGATCCCCACCGATGACATGAAGGCAAAGAAGCGAACGAGAACGATCTCGTACCCCCGCCAGGTAGCCATGTATTTGTGCCGCGAGCTCACTGAGGAGTCGCTTCCCACGATCGGCGTTGCCTTCGGCGGGCGGGACCATACCACCGTCCTCCACGCATGCTCTAAGATACGCGCGGACATGGAGGAGGATGAAGCTCTCGCAGGCGCCATTCGCACGATCATCGCACGGCTGAAGGAGATGACTTGACCTTGGGCACCCTTCTGGCACATGCCTGGGCGCGCTGTGCGCTTCCTGTGGATAGACCCTTAGTAACTTGTGGATTTCCTGTGGGCGATTCCTCGAATTCTCTCGGTCTGTGCATAATGTGGACAGTCCGTGACGAAATCCACAGGTTTGTCCACACAGGAACGCCGCGTGGTTCAAGGCGCCGAAGGGTTTATCCACAAATCCACAGGCCCTACTACTAGTACTCAAAAACTGTACATGTACTTAAGAAGACGATCCGGAGTACGGCCCTGTGGACAATCCCGCTACCATTCGAGTAGCCATCACATTGGACTCTGTGTCACCAGCCTTGAGTTTGCGCCAGGTTGAGCTTTGACTTCCATATTGAGAGGGGGATTCTACCAGCATGGATAGGCTTGAGACACTCAGCCAGACAGGCATGGACACTGAAAGTGCGATGGATACGGCGATGGATTCGCCGGTTCAAGTCTCGTGCGAGCGAGACGATCTGGCCGCCGCCGCTGCCATGGTACAGCGAGCAGTGTCGTCGCGGACGACCCTTCCGATCCTTTCCGGCGTTCTGATCGAGACTACACCGGAGGGCCTTCGCCTGGTTGGAACTGATCTTGAACTGTCAGTGGAGACGTTCCTTGCTGTAAGCGCTACGGGGCACGCCGCAGTGGTGCTTCCCGCCAGGTACTTTGGCGAGATAGTGAGGCATCTACCCGAGAGGGAGGTAAGGATCGAGTTTGACGCGGGAAGGCGGATCGCGACCATCTCCAGCGGAAAGGCGGTTTACAGCATCAACTCAATGGAGGCCGCCGAATTCCCACTCTTCCCGCAAGTGGAGGGCAACGTCTGGTGGAAGGTTCAGGGGAAGGACCTTGCCGAGTTCGTGAGGCAGACTGCGTTCGCCGCGGCCACCGATGAGAACCGCCCATTTCTCACAGGGGTCCTGATGGTCTTCGGAGGAAACGAGGCGAGGCTCGCTGCCACGGACACGTTCAGGCTAGCGCTGCGAAAGGTCACGCTCGACGGGGGGACCGACGTGTCCACCGCAGTCGGGTCCGGTCAGATGATAGTCCCGGCCAGGGCGCTCAGCGAAGTGGCGAGGATAATCCAGAACGAGAGCGGCGAAGTGGAGGTGTCCGCCTCACAGAACCAGGTGGCCTTCAAGTGCCGCAAGACGACCATAGTAAGCCGGCTCATAGACGGGCAGTTCCCCAACTACGACCGAGTAATACCTAAAATGTGGAAGACACGCATGGTCGTGGAAAGGCTCAGGTTACTCGAGGCGGTCGAGCGCGTAGCCGTCCTAGGAAAGGATGAGTTCGGCACGGTCAAGCTGGGATATGGGGGAGATACTCTCACTATAAGCGCCAACGCTCCCGACGTCGGGATGGCCTTCGAGGAAGTAGCGGTGAGGACGGTCGAGGGAGAGACTGGAGAGACTGCTCTTCGTGCCCGGTACCTGCTTGACGCGCTACGGGTGGTGGCGGACGAAGAGCTCATCGTCGAAGTGACGGGCGCCGTGAGCCCGATTGTTCTCAGGCAGGCCCGAGCGGAAGGCACGGACTACCTCTACCTGATAATGCCGGTGACGGTAAACTGATGAGCGCCACCGACAAGCCTATGAGAGTGAAAATCACGAGCTCGGACATAAGGCTCGACCAGTTTCTCAAATGGGCTGGAGTCGCATCCACCGGCGGGCAAGCCAAGGCGCTTGTCCAGGAGGGACGGGTGCAAGTGAACGGCCAACCTGAGCTGCGCCGGGGCAGGAAGCTTCATCCCGGCGACGTTGTTGCCGTGACGTCTCCGGCAGGGGCGAGCGCGGCTCGAGTCGAAGCCGGCAACGGCAAAGACCGAGAGCCGCAGTCCTTCGAGGTCGCGGGGGATACCGGCGATGGTGGTTGAGAAGCTGAAGCTCAGGCATTTCAGAAACTACGGCCTCGCCGAGCTCGAGCCGGTGCCTGGCAAGAACGTGCTTTCGGGTGACAACGGCCAGGGCAAGACGAATATCCTGGAGGCCTTGTACCTGTGCGGGACCGGTTCGTCCTACCGAACATCCCGCGATGCCGACCTCATCTCTTGGGGAGAGAGCGCCTTCTACGCGGCGTGTCGGTTCCTTCGACGCAGCGAGCCGCTTCTCGTCGAGGTGAGATGCTCAAGAGAAGCGGGAAAGACCGTGAAGCTCAACGGGATCCCCCAGGACGCGTCAGTCGAGGGCATTGGCGCCGCCAATGTAGTCGTTTTCGGCCCCGACGACCTCCGCATGATAAAGGGTGGACCCGTGGAGCGACGGCGTTTTCTCGACACGGAGATAGGGGCCGTGAGTGACGCGTACCGGCGCAACCTTTCCGCATACCGAAGAATCCTGGCTCAGAGGAACGCCCTTCTCAAGCAAGCGCGTTACGAATCTCTTCCTCCCTCGAGGCGCGACTGCGCCCTCGAAGCATGGGACGAGCAACTTGCGGCCGCGGGGGCGCGCCTGATGCTCAAGAGGGCGGAGGCAGTAAGGAAACTATCTCTACTTGCGAAGGTCGCGCACCGCCACATCTCCCCGAACGGGGCGTTCGAGATGGTGTACCGGCCGTCTTTCAACCCTGGCATTGCGTCGACCGCTGCGACGCGGGGCGATGACGCCGAGGCCCTGCGCAAGTTGGAAGAGTCTTTTCGGCGGGAACTCGAGAGGGCCCGCCCTGAAGAGCTGATGAGAAGCGTGACCCTGGTTGGCCCCCACAGGGACGAGGTCAGCTTCTTAGTGGACGGTGTGGACATGAGGGTGTTCGGCTCTCAGGGACAGCAACGTTCCGTTCTCCTTTCCGTCAGACTGGGAGAGCTAGAGTTCGTCAAGAGCGAGGTGGGCGAAGAGGCCATCCTCCTACTGGACGACGTTTCGAGCGAGCTAGACCCCGGAAAGAGGGCGCGGCTTTGGGAGTACCTCGACGACCGGGTGCAGACGATCATTACGACCACCGACGAGAGGCTTCTTGGCGACACGGGCGGCCCTGCGAAGCGCTTTAGAGTGGACGCGGGGCGTGTGGAAGAGGTGAACTAGAGTGGTCCGGCTGCGGGAAGCGCTCGACGGAGGTCTCAGGCGGCTTGGAGTGCTGCGGCGGGCGAGAAGGGCGCGCGCGGTCGATCTCTGGGCCGAAGTTGTCGGACCCACGGCAGCGAGGGCATCCAGGGCGACCCGCTGCAGGGACGGGGTTCTCTTCGTGGTGGTAGAGAGCTCCGTCTGGGCCAACGAGCTCTCCCTTCTGAAAGCGGACATCGTCAAGAAGCTCAATAAGCTCCTCGGAAAAGGCACGATAGTGGATGTTAGATTCCATACCAGGGGATCTATCAACGCTGGGAACAGGGACAGCCGCGCGGGGGAGCATCCTGGGCGAAAGGGCGGCGAGACCACGGTCGGGCAGACCGCCTCACGAGCGCGGCGAGGACTAAGCCGCAGCGAGATGGAAGAGATCAGCGTTCTCTCTGCGACTATTGCCGATCCCGAGGTCAGGGCGGCGTTCGCCCGGGCCGCTTTGGCCGCCAGGTTAACCGACGGTGCGAGGTGTGGCGGAACCGACTCGGCATGGACCGAGCGAACGAGCACCGAGGAACGGACAAGGAGCTGATACAGTTGTTCGTACATATCGGAGGGCAGGTGAGCGTGGCTCTGCAGGATGTCGTGGCCTTGCTCGACCCAAAGCTGGTCAAGAAGTCTCAGCTTCACGAGGGGTTCCCTTCACGAACTCACGAAGGGCGAGGCCCTGGAATGGTCTGTGTGAATGGAGATGGCCTCGAGTACGGGCAAGAGCCGAGGTGCGTGGTCGTCACGTCCTCCGCCGTGTACCTATCTCCTATATCCCTTGCGACGTTGCGCAGGCGCCTGGAGGTCGCGACGGGTGGCGTCGAGGGTGCGGGCGCGTTATCCCCGGCCGCCCCGAACGCTCGAGCCGCCCAGGCTACCCCGGGACCCGGCTCCCGACGTTGACAATGGTACGGCGGTATAATACCATGAATGCGGTGCGTGGACACGGGTTGACTCCAAACATGAGTTTGGTATAATACTCGCGGGCGGCACTGCGCCAGGAACCGTGGTGACAACATCACGGTTCTTGATGGTTGAAGACACCCTCTTTAGCCAGCATTGGAGACTCTCTCACGGAAAGAGCGGCGGTATCATGGGCAACGTCACGAGTAATTCAGCGAACAACCAGACCGGGCTCGGGGCTCATCCCAACGCCCACGCGCGCATGGACAAGACCGTCGTCGACGCGCCTTACGGAGCCGAACAGATCCAGGTGCTCGAGGGTCTCGAGGCGGTAAGGAAGAGGCCGAGCATGTACATCGGAAGCACGGGCGTGCGAGGCCTTCATCAGCTTGCGTACGAGGTCGTGGACAACTCGATCGACGAGGCACTCGCGGGTTACTGCGACGCCATAGACGTGACCATCAAGAAGGATGGGTCTCTGCGAGTCGCGGACAACGGAAGAGGCATCCCCGTCGACATTCATCCCAAGACTGGAAGGCCCGCCGTGGAGGTAGTCCTCACGGTGCTGCACGCTGGCGGGAAGTTCGGAGGCGGCGCGTACAGGGTATCCGGCGGACTTCACGGGGTGGGCGTGTCCGTGGTGAACGCCCTTTCAGAGTGGCTCGAGGTTGAGGTAAGGTCCGGAGGGAAGATACATCGTCAGCGCTACCAGCGGGGAAAACCCGTGACCGACCTCGAGGTCAAAGGGACCACCGACGCGACCGGCACGACCATCACTTTCCTACCGGATCGAAAGATCTTCGAGACCACGGAGTTCAGCTTCGACACGCTCAGCCACCGTCTGCGGGAGCTCGCCTTCCTAAGCCGCGGCGTGAGGATAACCCTCGCTGACGAGCGCGAAGGGAAGCGCGTGGAGTTCCAGTATGATGGGGGAATCGTATCCTTCGTCGAGCATCTGAACAAGAACAGGGACCCGATCCATCCCGACATCTTCTACGTGGCGCGCGACGTCGGCGACGCTTTTGTCGAGGTCTCCTTTCAGTACAACGACGGGTATGTAGACAACACGTTCTCCTTCGCCAACTTCATAAACACCACGGAGGGCGGCACGCATCTCAGCGGCTTTCGTTCGGCGCTAACGCGCACTATCAATGACTACGCCAGGAAAGTCGGGATGCTGAAAGAGAACGAGGAGAACCTCACAGGTGATGACGTGAGGGAGGGGCTTACCGCCGTCATCAGCGTGAAGCTCCTCTCCCCCCAGTTTGAGGGGCAGACCAAGACCAAACTTGGCAACACCGAGATCCGAGGGATTGTAGACTCGGTGGTCGCGGAGGCGCTCGCGGAGTTCTTCGAGGAGAAGCCGGCTACAGCGCGCGCCATCGTGGACAAGTGCCTCTCCGCGGCACGTGCCAGGGAAGCTGCACGAAAGGCGAAGGAACTGACCCGCCGAAAGACGGCACTCGAGGTGTCGTCGCTTCCTGGGAAGCTCGCCGACTGCTCCCTGCGGGAACCGGACTTGTGCGAGCTCTTCCTGGTCGAGGGGGAATCCGCGGGAGGCAGCGCCAAGCAAGGGCGAGACAGGCGCTTCCAGGCAATCATGCCTTTGCGTGGCAAGATACTCAACGTTGAGAAGGCGCGGCTCGACAAGATTCTCGCCAACGAGGAGATTCGCGCGATGATAACGGCGCTCGGGACGGGTGTCGGCGACGACTTCGACCCGTCCAAGCTGCGCTACCGTAAGGTCGTGGCGATGACCGATGCCGATGTGGACGGAGCTCACATTCGGACTCTGCTTCTCACGTTCTTCTATCGATACATGAGGCCGCTCATCGAGAATGGCAACGTGTACATCGCCCAGCCTCCTCTCTTCCGGGTGAGGCAAGGCAAGAAGGATTACTACGCGTACAGCGAGAGAGAGCTCGAGGCGATCCTGAAGAACGTGGGCCGTCAGGGAGTGACCGTGCAGCGGTACAAGGGTCTTGGCGAGATGAACGCCGAGCAGCTCTGGGAAACCACGATGAATCCCGAGACCCGCACTATCCTGCAGGTGTCCCTCGAGGACGCCATGGCGGCGGACGAGATCTTCACGACCCTCATGGGGGACAAGGTCGAGCCGCGCCGGGAATTCATCCAGCAACACGCGAAGGAAGTAACGGATCTCGACATTTAGCCTCGACATATGGGTGACGGTCACGTGATGCCGTATCCAGACCCTCTTTGACAGGGAGGTCCTCGCGATTGGTTGAACCGACGGACGGGAAAGTCGTGCCGATATGCATAGAAGACGAGATGAAGCGCTCTTACCTCTTGTACTCCATGAGCGTCATCGTGGGGAGGGCGCTTCCCGACGTGCGTGACGGGCTCAAGCCCATCCACAGGCGCATCCTGTACGCCATGAACGAGCTGGGGCTCACGTCGGACAAGCCGCATCGAAAGTCCGCGACCATCGTGGGCGAAGTCATGGGAAAGTACCATCCCCACGGAGACGCCGCGATATACGAAACTCTCGTGCGGATGGCGCAGGACTTCTCCTACAGGTACCCCCTCATAGACGGCCACGGTAACTTCGGGTCCGTCGACGGCGATCCGCCGGCCGCCATGCGCTATACGGAGGCGCGCATGGCCAAGATCACGCTGAAGCTCCTCGCGGACATCGACAAGGACACGGTGGACTTCGTCCCCAACTTCGACGAGTCCTTGAAAGAGCCGGTGGTGCTTCCGTCCAGGTTCCCCAACCTCCTGGTCAACGGCTCGTCCGGTATAGCGGTGGGGATGGCGACGAACATCCCTCCTCACAACCTGGGCGAGGTCGTGGACGCCGTCGTGATGCTGATAGACAACCCCGATGCGTCAGTCAAGGAGCTCATGATGGTCATAAAGGGGCCAGACTTCCCCACCGGCGGGCTCATCATGGGCAGAGACGGAATACGCGAGGCGTACACGACGGGTCGGGGTTCCATCAAGATGAGGGCCCGGGCCAGGATCGAGACGGCTTCGGGTGGCAAGACGAGGATCCTCGTGACCGAGATCCCGTACCAAGTCAACAAGGCCAGGCTTGTCGAGAGCATAGCAGAGCTCGTGCGGGAGAAGAAGATAGACGGAATCACCGACCTACGCGACGAGAGCGACAGGGAGGGCATGCGCATAGTCATCGAGCTCCGGCGTGACGCCAATCCCAACGTCGTGCTCAACCAGCTCTACAAGCACACCCAGATGGAGGACACTTTTGGCGTCATCATGCTCGTTCTCGTGGACGGCCAGCCGAGGGTGCTCAATCTCAAGGAGACTCTTCACTTCTACATCCAGCACCAGAAAGAGGTCGTGACGAGACGCACCCGGTTCGAGCTGGCAAAGGCCGAGGAGAGGGCGCACATCCTCGAGGGCCTCAAGATAGCCCTCGACAACCTTGACGCCGTCATAACCCTGATACGGCAGTCGCGCACCCCGGAGGCGGCCAAGGAAGGGCTGATGCAGACGTTCGGGCTATCCGAGAAGCAGGCTCAGGCCATCCTCGA
It encodes the following:
- the gyrA gene encoding DNA gyrase subunit A yields the protein MVEPTDGKVVPICIEDEMKRSYLLYSMSVIVGRALPDVRDGLKPIHRRILYAMNELGLTSDKPHRKSATIVGEVMGKYHPHGDAAIYETLVRMAQDFSYRYPLIDGHGNFGSVDGDPPAAMRYTEARMAKITLKLLADIDKDTVDFVPNFDESLKEPVVLPSRFPNLLVNGSSGIAVGMATNIPPHNLGEVVDAVVMLIDNPDASVKELMMVIKGPDFPTGGLIMGRDGIREAYTTGRGSIKMRARARIETASGGKTRILVTEIPYQVNKARLVESIAELVREKKIDGITDLRDESDREGMRIVIELRRDANPNVVLNQLYKHTQMEDTFGVIMLVLVDGQPRVLNLKETLHFYIQHQKEVVTRRTRFELAKAEERAHILEGLKIALDNLDAVITLIRQSRTPEAAKEGLMQTFGLSEKQAQAILDMRLQRLTGLERKKIEDEYVEIIKLIAKLKGILADEKRVLEVIKEELLAIKEEYADPRRTEITAAATKLDIEDLIADEDIVVTLTHQGYVKRLPLTTYRSQRRGGRGVTGMSTKEEDFVEHLFVTTTHEYILFFTDKGKVYSIKAYEVPEASRQARGTAVVNLISLSPGESIRAVIPVRDFAEDKFLMMATRRGVVKKTALSMYDSVRRSGVIAIDLEEDDDLVSVKLTAGDEEIMIVTAQGQSIRFNEREVRPLGRVARGVKGVSLAKGDSVVGMDVVREGCDLLVVTANGFGKRTPIAEYRLQSRGGRGIKTFKVTPKTGPAADVKVLTGDDELMIVSAEGIIIRMNAADVPQQGRSTQGVRVMKLEPGDKVVSVAQVVGKNGG
- a CDS encoding RNA-binding S4 domain-containing protein, which produces MRVKITSSDIRLDQFLKWAGVASTGGQAKALVQEGRVQVNGQPELRRGRKLHPGDVVAVTSPAGASAARVEAGNGKDREPQSFEVAGDTGDGG
- the dnaA gene encoding chromosomal replication initiator protein DnaA, with translation MLERADTLWTKVLDVMEGQMPKPSFETWLRGTEGIAIDGNTLIVRTLHDIGRKFLSDNYRQPIRQTLKALTELDLDVSFVCSAPSEKAGDPGPDDSAHSGPLVGDDLYTTRLNPKYTFETFVVGNSNRFAHAACLAVAEAPGRAYNPLFIYGGVGLGKTHLMQAIGHFVLQHSPSTRVVYAPCEKFTNDLINAIRDDKTVEFRERYRNVDVLLIDDVQFLAQKERTQEEFFHTFNTLHEAGKQIVISSDRPPKEIPTLEDRLRSRFEWGLISDIQAPDLETRIAILKKKAQLEQLDMPLEVLAYIANQIRSNIRELEGALTRVAAHCSIHNRPLTVATAAECLKDMIPSERPKQVSIYHIQQAVAEFYQIPTDDMKAKKRTRTISYPRQVAMYLCRELTEESLPTIGVAFGGRDHTTVLHACSKIRADMEEDEALAGAIRTIIARLKEMT
- a CDS encoding DUF370 domain-containing protein, coding for MFVHIGGQVSVALQDVVALLDPKLVKKSQLHEGFPSRTHEGRGPGMVCVNGDGLEYGQEPRCVVVTSSAVYLSPISLATLRRRLEVATGGVEGAGALSPAAPNARAAQATPGPGSRR
- the rpmH gene encoding 50S ribosomal protein L34, translating into MKRTYQPKVRRRSKVHGFMQRMATRGGRLVLKRRRAKGRKRLSA
- the dnaN gene encoding DNA polymerase III subunit beta → MDRLETLSQTGMDTESAMDTAMDSPVQVSCERDDLAAAAAMVQRAVSSRTTLPILSGVLIETTPEGLRLVGTDLELSVETFLAVSATGHAAVVLPARYFGEIVRHLPEREVRIEFDAGRRIATISSGKAVYSINSMEAAEFPLFPQVEGNVWWKVQGKDLAEFVRQTAFAAATDENRPFLTGVLMVFGGNEARLAATDTFRLALRKVTLDGGTDVSTAVGSGQMIVPARALSEVARIIQNESGEVEVSASQNQVAFKCRKTTIVSRLIDGQFPNYDRVIPKMWKTRMVVERLRLLEAVERVAVLGKDEFGTVKLGYGGDTLTISANAPDVGMAFEEVAVRTVEGETGETALRARYLLDALRVVADEELIVEVTGAVSPIVLRQARAEGTDYLYLIMPVTVN
- a CDS encoding DUF721 domain-containing protein, with protein sequence MVRLREALDGGLRRLGVLRRARRARAVDLWAEVVGPTAARASRATRCRDGVLFVVVESSVWANELSLLKADIVKKLNKLLGKGTIVDVRFHTRGSINAGNRDSRAGEHPGRKGGETTVGQTASRARRGLSRSEMEEISVLSATIADPEVRAAFARAALAARLTDGARCGGTDSAWTERTSTEERTRS
- the recF gene encoding DNA replication/repair protein RecF — protein: MVVEKLKLRHFRNYGLAELEPVPGKNVLSGDNGQGKTNILEALYLCGTGSSYRTSRDADLISWGESAFYAACRFLRRSEPLLVEVRCSREAGKTVKLNGIPQDASVEGIGAANVVVFGPDDLRMIKGGPVERRRFLDTEIGAVSDAYRRNLSAYRRILAQRNALLKQARYESLPPSRRDCALEAWDEQLAAAGARLMLKRAEAVRKLSLLAKVAHRHISPNGAFEMVYRPSFNPGIASTAATRGDDAEALRKLEESFRRELERARPEELMRSVTLVGPHRDEVSFLVDGVDMRVFGSQGQQRSVLLSVRLGELEFVKSEVGEEAILLLDDVSSELDPGKRARLWEYLDDRVQTIITTTDERLLGDTGGPAKRFRVDAGRVEEVN
- the gyrB gene encoding DNA topoisomerase (ATP-hydrolyzing) subunit B; its protein translation is MDKTVVDAPYGAEQIQVLEGLEAVRKRPSMYIGSTGVRGLHQLAYEVVDNSIDEALAGYCDAIDVTIKKDGSLRVADNGRGIPVDIHPKTGRPAVEVVLTVLHAGGKFGGGAYRVSGGLHGVGVSVVNALSEWLEVEVRSGGKIHRQRYQRGKPVTDLEVKGTTDATGTTITFLPDRKIFETTEFSFDTLSHRLRELAFLSRGVRITLADEREGKRVEFQYDGGIVSFVEHLNKNRDPIHPDIFYVARDVGDAFVEVSFQYNDGYVDNTFSFANFINTTEGGTHLSGFRSALTRTINDYARKVGMLKENEENLTGDDVREGLTAVISVKLLSPQFEGQTKTKLGNTEIRGIVDSVVAEALAEFFEEKPATARAIVDKCLSAARAREAARKAKELTRRKTALEVSSLPGKLADCSLREPDLCELFLVEGESAGGSAKQGRDRRFQAIMPLRGKILNVEKARLDKILANEEIRAMITALGTGVGDDFDPSKLRYRKVVAMTDADVDGAHIRTLLLTFFYRYMRPLIENGNVYIAQPPLFRVRQGKKDYYAYSERELEAILKNVGRQGVTVQRYKGLGEMNAEQLWETTMNPETRTILQVSLEDAMAADEIFTTLMGDKVEPRREFIQQHAKEVTDLDI
- a CDS encoding ATP-binding protein, which translates into the protein MQLGQNYRVHSSPQTYSQPVDNSVGNLLMFWVTTAQGFRRFPKSFVDIANGQLHGLSVVETPLWTQPTLSTTSVDKLWTTYGFPVRVPSPQSFSHLWKTLWKTLNEGRAVPSMAGVFSRLFRKGSRDRLANRSLPTDHLAQRGKQGEREVRIAVYDSLSTVPRIVDVRGRDCAELLNELASKTYSFAHEKGGRLPYVAIKEIVENLLHADFQDAVISVLPDGNTIRVSDQGPGIIEKEKAFLPGFTTATTEMRKIIRGVGSGLPIVRDSMRAIGGSVSIEDNLKRGCVVTLSSLSTSDDTPARVSSGVSEKPSGGEKAPGHAFHPPHPEGFRDLWKAAGDTENSFTEMDREKGVLEKLDEVLSERQRKVFRVLAEKGEAGPSTIVKELEISLSTAYRDLVSLEEHGLVEPADGSGKRRLTPRGMTYLARLAR
- the rnpA gene encoding ribonuclease P protein component; the encoded protein is MPRSERLRKSRDFTKVFEHGESLPGRRVVVYYMENGLPFNRVGIAVSKRLGGAVERNRLKRVVKEAYRASEAALREGLDLVILPRSKAKTASFQEVREELFGLLSECGASGKDDCEK